The following are encoded together in the Cyanobacterium aponinum PCC 10605 genome:
- a CDS encoding methyl-accepting chemotaxis protein, with the protein MISPNSTFPLQNESSEKEDISSLQPSGQNKLEGEDIIKKGGTFRQRLLTTILPTTLIPLIVASSITINITSYRAERDELNRLEEIAILGEEITGRYFQNALRLKEELQTNPLIIQAIEDSSQIVESQGLLQQSIPQLESNFAQNKLLIPNVTLNNYLKGLSDSRGISEIIITDPNGFNVAYSSTPSDFVQSDEQWWQIGSKEGEKILNSVFDESINTVVVETVSTLNEFNNGAVFGVAKISVSVQTLQETLANLLNREIVGTTVLQIIDGQTGNLLNSIAPETLNISTSQIVGGEVVTQVAKVFLENQSNNNLLELQNQLNQIPNLSNIDVRERIKGEDLKVLTFQLNGRFFKMLSIPETNFLGVISVDQSEIYREGNQLAFIFGSLAFFLAILAIASIILLAQNFSEPLTNLTNKAKQVAQGNLEVEATLEGTEENRILAYNFNGLVKRVKQLIQEQEAIANQQIEEKEKLEMGIYQLLEDLQDAVDGDLTVRASLSSMEMSTVADLCNAILDSLQDIASQVQKSSKQVISALEKDEQSIKELTKEAIEENYKTMDTLVSVKNMSETIAKIAQSANQAATLADDAYSATEESSKGMDATVNTIVSLRNTVGETAKKMKRLGESSQKISQVVSLIEEIALKTNLLAINASVEASRAGEQGQGFTVVAEQVGALAEQSASATKEIAKIVAEIQRETQEVTNAMESGTTQVVNTTQLVETTKQQLEQVLTRSRNINQLMQSISQSTVSQAQTSQTVQELMEQIAYQSEERLDYSQKIVESIQATSQIAQQLESAVEQFKVSEENTVIN; encoded by the coding sequence ATGATTAGTCCCAATTCTACTTTTCCCCTACAAAACGAATCTTCAGAAAAAGAAGATATTTCTTCTCTCCAACCTTCAGGGCAAAATAAGCTAGAGGGTGAAGACATTATCAAAAAGGGGGGAACTTTTAGACAAAGACTATTAACGACTATCTTACCCACTACTTTAATCCCCTTAATTGTTGCTAGTTCTATAACCATTAATATTACAAGTTACAGAGCAGAAAGAGATGAGTTAAATCGCCTAGAAGAAATTGCTATTTTGGGCGAGGAAATAACTGGAAGATATTTTCAAAATGCCTTGAGGCTGAAAGAAGAATTACAAACAAATCCTTTAATTATTCAGGCAATAGAAGATAGTAGTCAAATTGTTGAATCTCAAGGATTATTGCAACAGTCTATTCCTCAATTAGAAAGTAATTTTGCTCAAAATAAGTTATTGATACCGAATGTAACTCTAAATAATTACCTCAAAGGGTTATCTGATAGCCGGGGAATCTCAGAAATTATCATTACAGACCCCAATGGCTTTAATGTTGCTTATAGCTCTACTCCTAGTGATTTTGTACAAAGTGATGAGCAATGGTGGCAAATAGGAAGTAAAGAGGGGGAAAAAATTCTCAATTCTGTATTTGATGAGTCAATAAACACCGTTGTAGTTGAAACTGTCAGTACTTTAAATGAATTTAACAATGGAGCAGTTTTTGGAGTTGCCAAGATTAGTGTATCAGTACAAACTTTACAAGAAACCTTAGCTAATCTTTTAAACAGAGAAATAGTCGGTACAACAGTATTGCAAATTATTGATGGTCAAACGGGAAATTTATTAAATTCGATCGCACCAGAGACTCTTAATATATCAACAAGCCAAATTGTTGGGGGTGAGGTTGTCACTCAAGTGGCAAAAGTTTTTTTAGAAAATCAGTCTAATAATAATCTTTTGGAATTACAAAATCAATTAAATCAAATACCCAATTTATCAAATATAGATGTAAGAGAGCGAATAAAAGGAGAAGATTTGAAAGTACTAACTTTTCAGTTAAATGGACGATTTTTTAAAATGTTGTCTATTCCTGAAACTAATTTTTTGGGAGTAATTTCTGTTGATCAAAGTGAAATTTATCGAGAAGGAAATCAATTAGCTTTTATTTTTGGTTCTCTGGCTTTTTTCTTAGCAATTCTTGCCATTGCTAGTATTATTCTTTTAGCACAAAACTTCTCTGAACCCTTAACTAATCTAACCAATAAAGCGAAACAGGTAGCACAAGGAAATTTAGAAGTTGAGGCAACTTTAGAAGGAACAGAAGAAAATCGTATTCTTGCTTATAATTTTAATGGCTTAGTAAAACGGGTAAAACAACTTATTCAAGAACAAGAAGCGATCGCCAATCAACAAATAGAAGAAAAAGAAAAATTAGAAATGGGGATTTACCAACTACTAGAAGACTTACAAGACGCAGTAGATGGAGATTTAACGGTGAGAGCAAGTTTAAGTTCGATGGAAATGAGTACCGTTGCCGATTTATGTAATGCTATTCTCGATAGTTTACAAGATATTGCTTCTCAAGTACAAAAATCCAGTAAACAAGTAATTTCCGCTTTAGAAAAAGATGAACAATCTATCAAAGAATTGACCAAAGAAGCGATCGAAGAAAACTATAAAACTATGGATACATTAGTATCAGTAAAAAATATGTCAGAAACTATCGCCAAAATTGCACAAAGTGCGAACCAAGCCGCCACCCTTGCAGATGATGCTTACTCTGCCACCGAAGAAAGTTCTAAAGGTATGGATGCAACAGTAAATACTATTGTTAGTCTCAGAAATACGGTGGGAGAAACCGCAAAAAAAATGAAACGCTTGGGGGAATCTTCCCAAAAAATTTCACAGGTAGTATCTTTAATTGAAGAAATTGCTTTAAAAACGAACCTTCTTGCCATTAATGCCAGTGTAGAAGCAAGTCGAGCAGGAGAACAAGGACAAGGTTTTACAGTGGTAGCAGAACAAGTTGGGGCATTAGCGGAGCAATCTGCTTCAGCAACCAAGGAAATTGCTAAAATCGTGGCAGAAATTCAAAGAGAAACCCAAGAAGTCACCAATGCAATGGAGTCTGGTACAACCCAAGTAGTAAATACAACCCAACTGGTAGAAACCACAAAACAACAATTAGAACAAGTTTTAACTCGCTCTCGTAATATTAACCAGTTAATGCAAAGTATTTCTCAATCCACTGTCTCTCAGGCTCAAACATCCCAAACCGTACAAGAATTAATGGAACAAATAGCCTATCAGTCAGAGGAAAGATTAGACTACTCACAAAAAATTGTGGAATCAATCCAAGCCACATCACAAATTGCTCAACAGTTAGAGTCGGCGGTAGAGCAGTTTAAAGTCAGCGAGGAAAATACCGTCATTAATTAA
- a CDS encoding chemotaxis protein CheW, with protein MSESVSISSKLEQLLPQLFENKDLRGDRYLRFQLDAGITALIPIDDVRESLLIDRDKITPVPKMSPFIMGVINSRDRVFLVMDLPLLVNLTPISAYAREYNLVVVNIAPFIPNNNSHSSELWLGLAVHKIEGITRTEQKPIKDDSSTPLFSEKSLDEYIYGWIIEQNQTLAVLDLVKIVKKSF; from the coding sequence ATGTCTGAATCTGTTTCTATTTCTTCTAAGTTAGAGCAATTATTACCACAACTATTTGAAAATAAAGACCTAAGAGGCGATCGCTACTTAAGATTTCAGTTAGATGCGGGTATTACTGCTTTAATACCTATTGATGATGTCAGAGAATCGCTACTAATTGATAGAGATAAAATTACTCCTGTGCCAAAAATGTCCCCTTTTATTATGGGAGTAATCAATTCTCGCGATCGAGTCTTTTTGGTGATGGACTTGCCTTTGTTAGTTAATTTAACTCCTATTTCTGCCTATGCAAGAGAGTATAACTTAGTAGTTGTTAATATTGCCCCTTTTATTCCTAATAATAATTCTCATTCTTCTGAATTATGGCTTGGTTTAGCGGTGCATAAGATAGAGGGTATCACTAGAACCGAGCAAAAACCAATTAAAGACGATTCTTCAACCCCATTATTTTCGGAAAAAAGCCTAGATGAATATATTTATGGCTGGATTATTGAACAAAATCAAACTTTAGCGGTTTTAGATTTAGTTAAGATAGTTAAGAAAAGTTTTTAA
- a CDS encoding response regulator transcription factor, with product MSKVLLVDDMKAELDLLHQYLTEAGYDVTTANNGKEALEMVDNNKPDIIVTDWMMPEMGGLDLCRQLKKNPNTATIPVVACTAKNRDVDKMWATKQGVKAYVIKPCTKEDLVNAVKSAINS from the coding sequence ATGAGTAAAGTATTATTAGTTGATGACATGAAAGCTGAATTAGATTTATTGCATCAATACCTAACAGAGGCAGGTTATGATGTAACAACGGCTAACAATGGAAAAGAAGCTCTTGAAATGGTAGATAATAATAAACCAGACATAATCGTAACAGATTGGATGATGCCAGAGATGGGCGGGTTGGATTTATGTCGTCAATTAAAGAAAAATCCTAATACAGCAACGATTCCTGTGGTAGCTTGTACAGCAAAAAATCGAGATGTGGATAAAATGTGGGCAACAAAGCAAGGGGTTAAGGCTTATGTTATTAAACCCTGCACGAAAGAAGATTTAGTCAATGCGGTGAAATCGGCTATTAATTCTTAA
- the pruA gene encoding L-glutamate gamma-semialdehyde dehydrogenase, producing the protein MVVSSQLNPSQYEEKTQAIAQELILATRQKGNIFSRLKEQMQFDDKLMNWTMSNPGLRVQLFRFIDALPALQSKGEVMRHLQQYLTAEEVELPNELKGLLNFTEPNSPPAQIAASTITKAVETLAYKYISGETIKEVIKAVERMRKEKMGFTIDLLGEAVITEREAESYLQSYLDLITELSTQAQKWATVPEIDMADGENLPKVQVSVKLTAFYSQFDPVDPDGGKIKVCDRIRTLLRHAKEYGAAVHFDMEQYNYKDVTIAILQELLMEDEFRSRTDIGVTIQGYLRDSENDLRKWINWAKRRGNPITVRLVKGAYWDQETIKSRQNHWTQPVFNQKPETDINYENLTRLLLENHQYLYGAIASHNVRTQASAIAIAESLGIPKRRFECQILYGMGESLAKAIVKKGYRVRVYAPYGKLLPGMAYLIRRLLENTANSSFLRQNSEEKPIAELIAPPRVTPPTPLTKGGENLDNLTKREESLDNLNKGGDDRDSLNKGKESLDVMAITKDKDFNPAPDTDYGREENLSKARQALTKVHNQLGKTYLPLINGEYVETETYIDSVNPSHPSEVVGKIGLISLSQADEAMESASLAFKTWSKTPVKERADILRKAGDIMEARRHELIAWMCYEVGKIIKEGDPEVSEAIDFCRYYATEMERLDRGYNYDVAGETDRYFYQPKGIALIVSPWNFPFAIATGMTVAALVAGNCALLKPAATSTVIGAKIAEILVEAGIPKGVFQYIPGKGSVVGDYLVKHPDIHLIAFTGSREVGCKIYADAAILQPKQKHLKRVIAEMGGKNAIIIDESADLDQAVAGVVQSAFGFSGQKCSACSRVIVLNSVYDSFVERLTEAVKSINVGDAKNPSTKVGPVIDATAQARILEYIEQGKKEGKLAIQVSTPETGYFVPPTVFTDISEDAVIAQEEIFGPVLAVIRAENFDNALKIANGTDYALTGGLYSRTPAHIDRASKEFEVGNLYINRGITGAIVARQPFGGFKLSGVGSKAGGPDYLLQFLEPRVVTENIQRQGFAPIEGADN; encoded by the coding sequence ATGGTGGTTTCCTCACAATTAAATCCCTCTCAATACGAAGAAAAAACTCAAGCAATCGCCCAAGAGTTGATTCTCGCAACCAGACAGAAAGGTAATATTTTCAGTCGTCTCAAAGAACAGATGCAGTTTGATGATAAACTGATGAATTGGACGATGAGTAATCCCGGTTTGAGGGTGCAATTATTCCGTTTCATCGATGCCTTACCTGCGTTACAGAGTAAAGGGGAGGTTATGCGTCATCTGCAACAGTATTTGACGGCGGAAGAGGTGGAATTGCCTAATGAGTTAAAGGGTTTATTGAATTTTACCGAACCAAATTCTCCTCCAGCTCAAATTGCCGCTTCCACTATCACTAAAGCGGTGGAAACTCTCGCCTATAAATACATTTCAGGGGAAACCATCAAAGAAGTAATTAAGGCTGTGGAAAGGATGCGTAAGGAAAAAATGGGCTTTACCATCGACTTGTTAGGGGAAGCAGTGATTACGGAAAGAGAAGCGGAGTCATATTTACAAAGTTATTTGGATTTAATTACTGAATTAAGCACTCAAGCTCAAAAATGGGCAACTGTTCCCGAAATTGACATGGCTGACGGAGAAAATCTCCCGAAAGTGCAAGTTTCTGTCAAGTTAACGGCTTTTTACTCTCAATTTGATCCTGTTGATCCTGACGGTGGTAAAATAAAAGTGTGCGATCGCATCCGTACTTTATTGAGACACGCTAAAGAATACGGAGCGGCGGTGCATTTCGACATGGAGCAATACAATTATAAAGATGTCACCATTGCCATTTTACAGGAGTTGTTGATGGAAGATGAATTTCGCTCTCGTACCGATATTGGGGTGACAATTCAGGGATATTTAAGGGATTCCGAGAATGATTTGAGAAAGTGGATTAATTGGGCGAAAAGACGAGGTAATCCCATTACCGTTAGGTTAGTAAAAGGGGCATATTGGGATCAAGAAACCATCAAATCTCGTCAAAATCACTGGACACAACCCGTATTTAATCAAAAACCTGAAACAGATATTAACTATGAGAATTTAACTCGTCTTCTCCTCGAAAATCATCAATATCTCTACGGTGCGATCGCATCTCATAATGTCCGCACTCAAGCCTCGGCGATCGCCATTGCGGAAAGTTTGGGGATTCCGAAACGCAGATTTGAGTGTCAGATACTCTATGGCATGGGAGAGAGTTTAGCTAAAGCTATTGTCAAGAAAGGCTATAGAGTGCGAGTATATGCCCCCTATGGTAAGTTATTACCGGGTATGGCTTATTTAATCCGCCGTTTACTGGAAAATACCGCTAATAGCTCTTTTTTACGGCAAAATTCGGAGGAAAAACCCATCGCAGAATTAATCGCACCTCCTAGAGTAACCCCCCCAACCCCCCTTACTAAGGGGGGAGAAAATCTGGATAATCTTACTAAGAGGGAAGAAAGTCTGGATAATCTTAATAAGGGAGGAGATGATAGAGATAGTCTTAATAAGGGAAAAGAAAGTCTCGATGTGATGGCAATAACGAAGGATAAAGACTTTAACCCTGCCCCTGATACGGATTATGGTAGGGAAGAAAACCTGAGTAAAGCCCGACAAGCCTTAACAAAAGTCCATAATCAGCTCGGGAAAACCTATTTACCCCTGATTAACGGCGAATATGTGGAAACAGAAACCTATATCGACTCGGTTAATCCTTCTCATCCCAGTGAGGTTGTCGGAAAAATTGGCTTAATTTCCCTCTCCCAAGCGGATGAGGCGATGGAATCAGCTTCATTGGCTTTTAAAACTTGGAGTAAAACCCCTGTCAAAGAAAGGGCGGATATTTTGCGCAAAGCAGGAGACATAATGGAGGCTCGTCGCCATGAATTAATTGCTTGGATGTGTTATGAAGTTGGTAAAATCATTAAAGAGGGTGATCCAGAAGTCTCCGAAGCTATTGATTTTTGCCGTTATTATGCCACAGAAATGGAAAGGCTCGATCGTGGTTATAATTATGATGTAGCAGGAGAAACCGATCGCTATTTCTATCAACCTAAAGGTATTGCCTTAATTGTCTCCCCTTGGAATTTTCCCTTTGCCATTGCTACGGGGATGACGGTAGCGGCGTTGGTAGCTGGAAATTGTGCCTTACTCAAACCTGCGGCAACTAGCACGGTAATTGGGGCAAAAATTGCAGAAATTTTAGTAGAAGCGGGGATTCCGAAGGGAGTTTTCCAATATATACCGGGTAAAGGTTCAGTTGTTGGCGATTATCTCGTTAAACATCCTGATATTCATTTAATCGCTTTTACGGGTTCAAGGGAAGTGGGTTGTAAAATTTATGCGGATGCGGCGATATTGCAACCAAAACAGAAGCATCTCAAGCGTGTTATTGCGGAAATGGGGGGTAAGAATGCCATTATTATCGATGAAAGTGCAGATTTGGATCAAGCAGTAGCAGGGGTTGTGCAGTCTGCCTTTGGTTTCAGTGGGCAAAAATGTTCTGCTTGTTCACGGGTAATCGTGCTAAACTCTGTCTATGATAGCTTTGTGGAGCGTTTAACCGAAGCCGTCAAATCCATTAATGTGGGAGATGCGAAAAATCCTAGTACAAAAGTAGGACCTGTTATCGATGCTACTGCCCAAGCCCGTATTTTAGAATACATTGAACAAGGGAAAAAAGAAGGTAAGTTAGCCATTCAAGTGTCTACTCCTGAAACAGGTTACTTTGTCCCTCCCACTGTTTTCACAGATATTTCTGAAGATGCGGTAATTGCCCAAGAAGAAATATTTGGACCTGTTTTAGCGGTAATTCGAGCAGAAAATTTTGATAACGCTCTCAAAATAGCCAATGGTACAGATTACGCTCTCACAGGGGGTTTATACTCTCGTACTCCTGCCCATATCGACAGGGCCAGTAAGGAGTTTGAGGTGGGTAATTTATATATTAACCGAGGTATCACAGGCGCGATCGTCGCTCGTCAACCTTTTGGTGGTTTTAAACTATCTGGAGTCGGCTCAAAAGCAGGAGGTCCTGATTATTTGTTACAATTCTTAGAACCCCGTGTCGTGACGGAAAATATCCAAAGACAGGGTTTTGCACCGATTGAGGGAGCGGATAATTAG
- the dusA gene encoding tRNA dihydrouridine(20/20a) synthase DusA has protein sequence MLTLTPNSELRTPNPYYRVSIAPMMDYTDRHFRYVMRVLTKHTLLYTEMITTQAIIHGDRTKLLDFSPEEKPVALQLGGDNPQQLAECAKIGADWGYDEINLNVGCPSSRVQNGNFGACLMAQPDTVARCVEAMNKAVNIPVTVKHRIGIDDQDSYGDLLNFIKIVSSTGCDRFIIHARKAWLQGLSPKENREIPPLRYEDVYQIKQDLPHLTIEINGGIKTIEATKQHLTKVDGVMIGRAAYDNPYLFASIDQEIYGSSEPIKTREEIVESLYPYIDLWTSRNLKLNTIMRHTLQIFAGQPGSKIWKRHLSEKGNSRDVGSQVVRQGLQLRKESC, from the coding sequence ATGTTAACTTTAACTCCGAACTCCGAACTCCGAACTCCGAACCCTTATTATCGAGTTAGTATCGCTCCAATGATGGACTATACTGATAGACATTTTCGTTATGTAATGCGTGTATTGACTAAACATACCTTACTTTATACGGAAATGATTACGACTCAAGCTATAATACACGGCGATCGCACTAAATTATTAGATTTTTCCCCCGAAGAAAAACCCGTTGCTTTACAATTAGGGGGAGATAACCCTCAACAACTGGCAGAATGCGCCAAAATCGGAGCAGATTGGGGTTATGATGAAATCAATCTTAATGTGGGGTGTCCTAGTTCAAGAGTTCAAAACGGTAATTTTGGAGCTTGTTTAATGGCTCAACCTGATACCGTTGCTCGTTGTGTTGAAGCAATGAATAAAGCGGTAAATATTCCCGTGACAGTAAAACACCGTATTGGTATTGATGATCAAGACTCCTATGGGGATTTATTGAATTTTATTAAAATCGTTAGTAGTACAGGGTGCGATCGCTTCATAATTCACGCCCGAAAAGCATGGTTACAGGGATTAAGTCCGAAAGAAAATCGGGAAATTCCTCCTTTACGTTATGAAGATGTATATCAAATTAAGCAAGATTTGCCTCATTTAACCATTGAGATTAATGGTGGAATTAAGACCATTGAAGCCACGAAACAACACTTAACAAAAGTTGATGGGGTAATGATTGGAAGAGCCGCTTATGATAACCCTTATCTATTTGCATCTATAGATCAAGAAATTTACGGAAGTTCAGAACCAATCAAAACCAGAGAGGAAATTGTTGAATCTCTTTATCCTTATATTGACTTATGGACATCTCGAAACCTAAAATTAAATACTATCATGAGGCACACTTTGCAAATTTTTGCAGGACAACCGGGCAGTAAAATCTGGAAACGCCACTTATCAGAGAAAGGAAACAGTCGAGACGTAGGATCTCAAGTGGTACGTCAAGGTTTACAATTAAGAAAAGAGAGTTGTTAA
- a CDS encoding recombinase family protein, which yields MLKDDYSLIICEHKDRLTRVGFNYLKVLLNKQGKDIEVVNLAEERKDDLMQDFVAIITSFRARLYSMRRRTRKTECLIQCLKENQNEISSETSN from the coding sequence TTGCTTAAAGATGATTATTCTTTAATTATTTGTGAGCATAAAGATAGACTAACTAGAGTCGGATTTAACTACTTAAAAGTTCTGCTAAATAAACAAGGCAAAGATATAGAAGTAGTTAATTTAGCTGAAGAAAGAAAAGATGATTTAATGCAAGATTTTGTGGCAATTATTACTTCTTTTCGTGCTAGACTCTATTCCATGAGAAGACGTACTCGAAAAACCGAATGCTTAATACAATGTTTAAAAGAAAACCAAAATGAAATTAGTTCAGAGACATCTAATTAA
- a CDS encoding RNA-guided endonuclease InsQ/TnpB family protein, which translates to MKLVQRHLIKPNNQFYQDIDKLTFLSKNLYNCGIYLCRQAFFKGEKIPSQNQLYHQLKGGIDYRLLPSKVSQLVLKQVEKTFKSYQSAVKEYKQNPSKFTGKPKLPRYKDKVKGRNIVTYNYQAISVKYLKKGLVNPSKSNILIKTDIKEILEVRLIPKTGVYLVEIVYEKPEKETIIFDNSAYIDLGLNNLAVLTSNKKGFQPKLICGRALKSCNHYYNKRIAQLKSQLNDKQKTSKRIQSLILKRNNKVDYYLHTASRYIINNLLENNISLLVIGQNKNWKQGIKLGKKNNQNFVNIPHDKLIQQLTYKAQLVGIKVITTEESYTSKCSFLDLEPVKKQEKYLGKRLNRGLFSASNGYLYSADVNGSLNIGRKVVGESVFNRDSIVRFVVDPLRVKSYKAS; encoded by the coding sequence ATGAAATTAGTTCAGAGACATCTAATTAAACCAAATAATCAGTTTTATCAAGACATAGATAAGTTAACTTTCTTGTCGAAAAATCTTTATAACTGTGGAATTTATTTATGTCGCCAAGCCTTTTTTAAAGGAGAAAAAATTCCTAGTCAAAATCAACTTTATCATCAATTAAAAGGAGGAATAGACTATAGATTATTACCATCAAAAGTGAGTCAATTAGTTTTAAAACAAGTAGAAAAAACCTTTAAATCTTATCAATCTGCTGTTAAAGAATATAAACAAAACCCGTCTAAATTTACGGGGAAACCAAAATTACCTCGTTATAAAGACAAAGTAAAAGGAAGAAATATTGTCACTTATAATTATCAAGCTATTTCCGTAAAATATCTCAAAAAAGGATTAGTAAATCCCTCCAAAAGTAACATCTTAATAAAAACAGATATTAAGGAAATTTTAGAAGTAAGACTAATTCCAAAAACAGGAGTTTATTTAGTGGAAATAGTCTATGAAAAACCAGAGAAAGAAACAATTATTTTTGATAATTCAGCCTATATAGACTTAGGTTTAAATAACTTAGCTGTCTTAACATCAAATAAAAAAGGATTTCAACCAAAATTAATTTGTGGGAGGGCATTAAAATCATGTAATCACTATTATAATAAAAGAATTGCTCAGTTAAAATCTCAATTAAATGATAAACAAAAAACCTCGAAAAGAATACAATCTTTGATTTTAAAAAGAAATAATAAAGTGGATTATTACCTCCACACAGCTAGTAGATATATAATAAATAATTTACTAGAGAATAACATAAGTTTATTGGTAATTGGGCAAAATAAAAACTGGAAACAAGGAATAAAACTGGGTAAAAAAAATAATCAAAACTTTGTCAATATTCCCCATGACAAATTAATCCAACAGTTAACCTATAAAGCACAATTAGTGGGAATAAAAGTAATAACAACAGAAGAAAGCTATACCTCAAAATGTAGCTTTTTAGATTTAGAACCCGTAAAAAAACAAGAGAAATATTTGGGGAAAAGGTTAAATAGAGGTTTATTCTCCGCCAGTAATGGTTATTTATATTCAGCAGATGTAAACGGTAGTCTGAATATTGGTAGAAAAGTAGTCGGAGAGTCTGTTTTTAACAGGGATTCGATAGTGAGGTTTGTAGTTGACCCATTACGAGTTAAATCGTATAAAGCTAGTTAG
- the rnc gene encoding ribonuclease III: MKVIQDPRRKKDLRKLLQKLGLQDVSLVNWHLLDLALTHPSISPKDNYEQLEFVGDAVIRLSCAELLLETYPDLPVGDFAAIRSILVSDRFLAEIAEQYGLEMYLLASGGVRNDKWGKPSRLADCFEAVLGALYESTKDMSLIRPWLDPILQEKAIQVHADPARENYKDALQEWTQGKYKILPIYKVRQSESFVKENERFIAEVWLQDKLLGTGKGGTKKASQQAAAKQAYDSIMANELIKN; this comes from the coding sequence ATGAAAGTGATTCAAGATCCTCGCAGAAAGAAAGACTTAAGAAAATTATTACAAAAGTTGGGCTTACAAGATGTATCTTTAGTTAACTGGCACTTATTAGATTTAGCTTTAACTCATCCTAGTATTTCTCCCAAAGATAACTATGAACAATTAGAATTTGTTGGTGATGCTGTCATCCGTTTATCCTGTGCAGAATTATTGTTAGAAACTTATCCTGATTTACCCGTAGGGGATTTTGCCGCTATTCGTTCTATATTAGTGAGCGATCGCTTTTTAGCTGAAATTGCCGAACAGTACGGCTTAGAAATGTATTTATTGGCTTCTGGAGGAGTAAGAAATGATAAATGGGGTAAACCTTCTCGTTTAGCAGACTGTTTTGAAGCAGTGTTGGGGGCTTTATATGAAAGCACGAAGGATATGAGTTTAATTAGACCTTGGTTAGATCCCATATTACAAGAAAAAGCAATTCAAGTACACGCTGATCCCGCTCGTGAAAATTATAAAGATGCCTTACAAGAATGGACTCAAGGAAAATATAAAATTCTTCCAATTTATAAAGTTAGACAAAGTGAATCTTTTGTCAAAGAAAATGAACGTTTCATTGCAGAAGTTTGGTTGCAAGACAAACTTTTAGGCACTGGTAAAGGAGGAACAAAAAAGGCATCTCAACAGGCGGCGGCAAAACAGGCTTATGACTCAATCATGGCAAATGAATTGATTAAAAATTAA
- a CDS encoding nucleoside deaminase — MINDKDIEYMRQAIALMREAGVVKKTGGAFGTVVVKDGEVIGASGNSVLRDNDPTAHAEVNAIRQACKKLGTVDLSGAVLYSSCECCPMCYATAYWARISKIYYAAGWSDFADLFDDANIQEDLVKEYKNRLLAPEQILQEEAQAVWQEFRELPDGARY; from the coding sequence ATGATCAACGACAAAGATATTGAATATATGCGTCAGGCGATCGCACTAATGCGAGAGGCAGGAGTTGTCAAGAAAACAGGAGGGGCATTTGGAACAGTTGTAGTCAAAGACGGAGAAGTAATTGGGGCTTCTGGGAATAGTGTTTTGCGAGACAACGATCCTACAGCCCATGCAGAAGTAAACGCTATTCGTCAGGCTTGTAAGAAATTAGGTACTGTTGATTTATCAGGAGCAGTTTTATATAGTAGCTGTGAATGTTGTCCGATGTGCTATGCAACGGCTTATTGGGCTAGAATTTCTAAAATCTACTATGCGGCGGGTTGGAGTGATTTTGCAGATCTTTTTGATGATGCTAATATTCAAGAGGACTTAGTAAAAGAATATAAAAATCGACTACTTGCTCCCGAGCAAATTCTTCAAGAAGAAGCCCAAGCCGTTTGGCAAGAATTCAGAGAACTTCCCGATGGTGCAAGATATTAA